Within Vannielia litorea, the genomic segment GCCCCGGCGGTGGCGATGCCCTCTGTGGTCACGCCCTCCGGGGGCTGCTCACCCCGCCCCAGGGCAAGGCCGTGGCGGAAGTTGCGGCTCTTGTCGGAGGTGCAGGTGAGCGCGAGGTCGCCGAAGCCGGAGAGCCCGGCCAGGGTTTCGCGCTTGCCGCCGAGTGCGGCTGCGAGCCGGGCCATCTCGGCATAGCCACGAGTCATCAGGGCCGCACGGGCGCTCTCGCCGAAACCCGCGCCGATGCAGGCCCCGCAGGCGATGGCGATCACGTTCTTCAGCGCGCCCCCCAGCTCTGCCCCGATCGGATCGGTTGAAAGGTAGAGCCGTAGCGTGGTGGTCGAGAGGGCCGATTGCAACATTTCGCCGGTGCGCTTGTCGGCACAGGCGAGGGTCAGGGCCGTGGGCAGGCCCTGCGCGATGTCCACGGCAAAGGAGGGGCCGGTGAGAATGGCCGGAATCGCCTTTTTCGCGGCACTCTCGATGATCCCGGTCGGCCCCTTGCCGCGCTCGAGGTCGACGCCCTTGCAGGCGGCCACCACGCAGGCCTCGCCGATATGCTCGCGGTGCTCTTCGAGCAGCCCGGCGAGGGTCTGCATCGGCGTGGCCATGATGAGGATCGGGGCCGCGAAGGCCGCGTTGCCATGCTCGACCGATAGTGCGCGCGGCAGGCTGACGCCCGGCAGGTGACGCGCGTTCTCCCGCGCCGTGCCGATGGCGGCGGCCTGCTCTGGGTCGCGGGTCCACAGGGTGACGGTGGGCCCGTCCTCGCCGGCGAGCTGGCTTGCCAGCGCTGTGCCGAATGCCCCGGCCCCGATCACGGAAATATCGCTCATGCCTTTGCGCCTTTCTTGCCGGAGCCGAGCATCGGCGCGGCGGAACTGTCAAGCGGCCAGCGCGGGCGGGCCGTGAGGGTGAGGTCATCTGCCGGCGCGCCGGAGCGGAGACGCTCGATGCCGGCCCAGGCGATCATCGCCGCATTGTCGGTGCAGAGCGCGAGCGGGGGTGCAGTGAAACGCGCGCCGGCTCTTTCGGCTTCGGCCGCCAGCGCTGTCCGGAGCGAGAGGTTGGCGGCCACCCCCCCGGCCACGGCCAGGGCAGGCTCGGCGGGCGAGAGCGCCATGTAGGCCTCGAGCGCCCGTGCGGTCTTGGCCGCCAGCACATCGCGCACGGCGGCCTGGAAGCCGGCGGCGAGGTCGTTCACATCCTGACGACGCAGCCGATTGCCCTCCATCATCACCGCATCGCGGGCGCGCAGCAGTGCGGTTTTCAGGCCGGAAAAAGACATGTCGCAATGCGGCTCGCGCAGGAGCGGGCGGGGCAGGTCGAAGCGGGTTTCGTCGCCCTGCTCGGCCGCTTGCTCGATGGACGGGCCGCCAGGCTGGGGCAGGCCGAGCAGACGTGCCGACTTGTCGAAAGCCTCGCCCGGCGCATCGTCGATGGTGCCGCCGAGGCGCTCGAAGCTGTCGGGGCCGTGGGCGACGAGAAACTGGCAATGGCCGCCCGAGACGAGCAACATCAGGTAGGGAAAGGCCAGGCCGTCGGTGAGCCGAGGTGTCAGCGCATGGCCGGCGAGGTGGTTGACCCCGAGGATCGGCAGGCCGGTGGCCGCGGCGAGCCCCTTGGCACACATCACGCCAGAGACCACGCCGCCGATCAGGCCCGGCCCGGAGGTGACGGCGATGGCATCGAGCGCGTCGAGCCCGATGCACGCCGTCTCCAAAGCCAGTTCGACCATCAGATCAAGTTTCTCGGCATGGGCGCGGGCGGCGATCTCGGGAACGACACCCCCAAAGGCTGCGTGCAGATCGGTCTGGCCGGAGACCTGGGACGACAGCACCCGAGCGGCACCATCCCAGCGCAGAACGGCGGCGGCGGTATCGTCGCAGCTCGATTCGATGCCGAGGACGGTGAGGGTGCTCATGACTTGCCTTTTCAGGGGGCGCGCGGCATCACCCGCGCTGATGGCTGAACGTTGTTATCCCGAGGGGCTCGACTTGTGAACCGCCTGCCCGTTCTGCTCACCCGCCCGCAGCGAGGGAACGCCGAGTTTGGCAAGGCCCTGCGCGAGACGCTGGGCGAGGTGGAGATCATCGAGAATCCGCTGATGGAGATCGTGCCGCTCAGGCCGGAGGCGCTGCCCGGGCCGGAAGATGCGGTGATCTTCACTTCGGTCAACGGGGTCGAGGTGTGTTCGGCTTGGCAGGCCGGGGCGGGTCGCCGGGCCTGGTGCGTGGGCGCCCGAACGGCAGAGGCGGCGCAGGCAGCGGGTTTCGATGCCGTGGCAGGGGGCGGCACGGTGCAGGAGCTGCCCGGCCTCATCCACCGCGCCCCGCCCACCGGGCTCCTGTGGCACCTGCACGGCGTTCACCGGCGCGGCAACCTCGCAGCGGCGCTCGCCGAACTGGGTCATGGCTGCCGCAGCGAGGCGATCTATGACCAGCGTGCGCTGCCGCTCAGCACTGCCGTTGCCGCGCGGATCGGCAGCGGTGCACCCATCGTCGTGCCGCTGTTTTCACCCCGCACGGCAGGGCTATTGGCCGCAGAAGTCAAAAACCTGGGTGCGAATCTGCGGGTTGTGGCGTTGAGTGGTGCGGTGGCCGCCGAATGGCCCGGCGCCGCAGTGGTTGCCGACAGCCCGGATGCCGCGGCAATGCTCGAGGCGGTTTGCCGGGAGGTTGGTTGAGCGGCTGCGGCCGGCAGGCTAGGGTGGCATGCGGCGGCGCGGCGTAGTGACGAGAGGAATGCAAGTGGCGGGTTCTGACGACAAGCCGGAAGAGAACGTGGAAAAGGCGGGCAAGGAAGCGCCCAAGACCGCCGGCAAGGCGAGCGGACGCAAGACGCCGCCGAAGCAGGCCACGACTCCGGAGGAGGACGCTCCCGATTCCACCAGCGAAGAGCGCGCGCCCGAAGCCGTCGAGGCCAAGGACGCGCCAAGCGGTGATCCGGCTGCGCCGGGCGCTCCTCTCGAGCTTTCAGACCCCATGAAGCTGGGACCGAGCGGCAAGGGCGAGGACGCAGGAGAGCCTGCGCCGGAAATCGGGAGCGACGAGAGCACCGCCCAGAAACCTGCCGATGTGCCCGATCTCACAACCAGCCCCGAGCCCGAAGCGACGCCCGACGCACCGGCGGCGGCCGCACCTGCGCCTCAGAAGAGCGGCGTCGTGCCGATGGTGTTTGGCGGGGTCCTCGCCGGTCTGATCGGCTTTGCTGCCGCCTGGTACATCTGGGGTCAGGGCGACAGCTCCGCCGCGCTGGAGGGCCGCCTGACCGAGCAGGAAGAGGCCACCGCCGCGCTTCGGGGCGAACTCGGCGGCAAGGCCTCTGCCGAGACCCTGGCCGCGCTGGAGGCCCGTGTGGCTTCCATCGAGGCGGCGCCGGCCGCCGACACGAGCGAGTCCGAGGCCAGGGTTGCCGCCCAGGCCGAGGCGCTGGCGGCGCTTTCCGCCCGTATCGAGGCGCTGGAGAAGGCGCCTGTCGAGGGCTCTCAGGATCCAGCCGCGCAGGCCGCGCTCGCAGCCTATGGCCGCGAGGTCGAAGCGCTCCGCAAGGAGATGTCCGAGCAGATGACCCGGATGAACGCCGTGCTCGAGGCCGCCAAGGAGACCGAGGCGCAAGCCGCGGCACGGCAGGAGGAGGCCGCCGCCGCCGCAGCCCGTGCCGCCGAGCAACAGGCCATGCTCGAAGTGAGCCAGGCGCTCGACAACGGCACGGCCTATGATGCGCCGCTTGGGCGGATCTCTTCGGCGGAAGTTCCCGAGGGTCTCGCCGCACATGCCGCCGAAGGCGTGCTCACCCTCGACGCCCTGAAGGCGAGCTTTCCGGCGGCCGCGCGCAACGCACTCAAGATCGCCCGCGAGGAAACCGCTGGCGAGGATGGCGGCGGCTTTGGCTCCTGGATCACCCGTCAGGTCGGTGCCCGCTCGCTGGAGCCCAAGGAGGGGGACGACCCCGATGCCGTTCTCTCTCGTGCCGAGGCCGCCTTGAACGCGGGCGACCTTGGCGCCACGCTCCAAGAGCTTGCTGCCCTGCCACCTGGCGGACAGCAGGCGATGGACCAGTGGATCGCCCAGGCAACTCGCCGCAATGATGCCGTGACCGGGGCTTCCGCCCTGTCTGACACCCTCGCAAGCAACTAGGAGAAGCAGACGAATGCTCTGGTCGGTCCTCAAGATCCTGTTCTTCGTCGTGATCGTCGCGGCGTTGGCGCTGGGCGCGGGCTTCGTGATGGAGAACGGCCCCGCCGTGCTCCTCCGTGTCGGCTCCATCGAGTTTGCGCCCTCGCCCCTGGTCGCGATCATCTGCGCGTTGCTCCTGCTGCTCGCGGTCTGGCTGATCCTCAAGCTGGCCGGCCTGCTGGTTGCCGTGGTCCGCTTTCTGAACGGCGACGAAACCGCGATGAGCCGCTACTTCGACCGCCACCGCGAGAAGCGCGGATACGAGGCGCTGTCGGAGGGGATGATGGCGCTGGCCTCGGGCGAGGGGCAGCTTGCCCTGACCAAGGCCAACCGCGCCGAGCGCTACCTCGGCAAGCCCGAGCTGACCCGCCTGCTCACCGCCCAGGCCGCCGAACAGGTCGGCGACCGCAAGACCGCCGAAGAGGCCTACAAGGCCATGCTCACCGACGACCGCACCCGCTTTGTCGGCGTGCGCGGGCTGATGAAGCAGAAACTGGCTGCCGGCGACACCGACACGGCGCTCAAGCTTGCCGAGAAGGCCTTTTCCATGAAGCCCGGCCATGAGGAGGTGCAGGACACGCTGCTCCAGCTCCAGGCCGGCCATGCCGACTGGACCGGCGCACGCAAGACCCTGAGCGCCAAGCTGAAACACGGCACCCTCCCGCGCGATGTTCATCGGCGCCGCGATGCGGTTCTGGCGTTGTCCGAGGCCAAGGGCGTGATCGACGAAGGCCACAGCATCGAGGCCCGCGAGGCCGCGATCGAGGCCAACCGCCTCTCGCCCGACCTGATCCCGGCCGCGGTGATGGCGGCGCAGGGCTACATCGACCAGGGGAAGCCCAAGTATGCCACACGCGTGCTGAAGAAGGCCTGGGATGCACAGCCGCACCCCGACCTCGCCGCGGCCTTCGCCGCGATCCAGCCCGACGAGAGCCCCGAGGCGCGGCTGAAGCGCTTTCAGCCCCTGTTGCGCTCGCACCCCGAGCATGAGGAGACCAAGCTGCTCACCGCCGAGCTGAACCTCGCGGCAGAGGATTTTCCGGCGGCGCGCAAGGCGGTGACGCCACTGGCGAGCGCCGAGGGCGCCAATGCCCGTGCGCTCACCATCATGGCCGCCGTCGAGCGCGGTGAGGGCGGCGACGACCACGTGGTGCGCGCCTGGCTCGCCCGCGCCGTGACCGCCCCGCGCGGCCCGGCGTGGGTTTGCGACAACTGTCAGAACATCCACGGACAATGGGCGCCCACCTGCGACAACTGCGGCGCCTTCGACACGCTCACCTGGCGCGAGCCGCCGCGTGCAGAAGTCACGATGCCGGGGGGTGTCGAGATGCTCCCGCTGCTGGTCGGCCCCGCACCCAAGCCGGATGTCGAAGATGCGCCGGTGGTGCTGCACGAGGGCGAGGTGCAAGATGCCGAAACGGTGGAGCCGGAGAGTGAAGACCCGGCGGAAGAGAAGCCAAAATAGGGCTGGCCCACCGGGTGCGTCCGCGCTATAGACCGCGCCGGTTGCCGCTGTAGCTCAGCTGGTAGAGCACGTCATTCGTAATGATGGGGTCGGGGGTTCGAGTCCCTTCAGCGGCACCAGTTTTCTCTCAGATCAGGCGCTTGGCATGCCCTTGGCCCGGGTGAGGCGCTTTTGTGCGGCGATGCGGAAGGGTGCGTTGGGGGCGCCGTAGCCCTTGTAGCCGTTCTTGCGCTGGAGGATCTCGAAGAACAGCCCGCCGGCGAAGGCGCGGCTGTAGATCTGGAAGAGCTCGCCATCAGCGTCGGCGTCGTAGAGGATGTTCGAGGCCTTGAGCCGCTCGAGCACGGCCGGATCGAGCGAGAAGCGGGCGGCGAGATCGGCATAGTAGTTTGCGGACATCGGAAGGGACTCGAAGCCGCGTTCGGCAAGCGCATCGGCCGTGGCGAAGATGTCGGCGGTTTCGAGCGCCATGTGCTGAAGCGGTGCGCCGAAGGTCTCGGAGAGGAACCGCCCGGCGAGGGTGCGATGGCTGTCGGCCCCGTTGAGGGTGATCCGCAAGGCGCCATCGGGCGTCGCCACGGCCTGGCTTCGCACCAGGCCGTCGGGGTCGATCACGTCGACCATCGGAGATTTGGCGATGTCGAAGAGCGTGCCGTAGAACAGGGTCCAGCTGAGCATGTTGTCGTAGCTCATGGTCTGGGCGAGATGGTCGATCCGGGTAAGGCCGGTGCCCGTGCCGGCCGGTTCGACGGCCTCGAACTCCACCTCCCAGACCCGCTCCAGGCCACTGCCCTCGTCGAGGAAATGCAGCAGGCTGCCGGAGAGGCCCCGAATGGCTGGGATCTGGAGCTCACCGGGGCCGATGGGTTGCGAGAAAAGCTCTGCCCCGAGCGCCGAGGCCCGGGTGATGGTGTCGGCGGCGGAAGCAACCTGGAGCCCGATGTCGCAAACGGTGGTGCCGCGCGCAGCCCAGGCGGAGGCGGCATACCCCTCTGTCTCCTCGTTCAGCACGATGCGGATATCACCCTGCTGCCACAACGAGACGGCCTTGTTGCGGTGCCGGGCGGCATGGGTAAAGCCCAGGGTGGTGAGCAGCGCGCTCAGCTCGGTGGCCTCGTCGCCCCGCGTGGCGAACTCGATGAAGGCCACGCCTTCGGCCCGGATCGGTGGCGGAAAGGCGGGCAGGTCGATGCCGAGCGAGGGTTCGGCGCGGCGCGTCGCATCCATCACAGCCATGAGCGAGCGGTACCCGTCGCGGGCGATCGCCTTTGTGTTGCCGCCGCGGAACTGGTCGTTGAAGATTTCGAGGCTGATCGGGCCGGCGTAGCCAGTGGCCATGATCGCCCGCACGAAGTCGGTCACCGCAAGGTCGCCTTCTCCGGGCATGTTGCGAAAGTGCCGGGACCAATAGAGCAGGTCCATCTCGATGGCGGGTGCATCGGCGAGCTGGACGAAGAAGATCCGGTCGCCGGGAATGGCGCGGATGCTCTCGGGAGAGAGCTTGCGGCCAAGGGTATGGAAGCTGTCGAGAATCAGGCCGATGTTGGGATGGTCTGCGCGGCGCACGATCTCCCAGGCATCGCGGTGATCGTTGACATGTCGGCCCCAGGCGAGAGCCTCGTAGCCCACCCGGAGCCCGCGCGCCGCGGCCCGCTCGCCCAGGGTGTGAAAGTCGGCGGCAGCGCGGTCGACCCCGCCCAGCGCCTCGGGGTGACAGGAGGAGCAGAACAGCGCGAGGTCGGTGCCCAGCTCCTGCATCACGTCGAACTTGCGCTCGGCGCGGTCGAAGGCCTTGGCGCGCAGCGGCTCCGGAAGCCCCTCGAAATCGCGGAACGGCTGGAACAGGACGATCTCGAGCCCGTGGTCGCGCACCATCCGACCCACGTCGCGCGGGCTGCCCTCATCGGCGATGAAATCCTGCTCGAAGATCTCGATTCCGTCGAAGCCCGCCGCGGCGATGGCCTCCAGTTTCTCGCGGAGGTTGCCGGAGATCGAGACGGTGGCGATCGAAGTCTTCACGGGAGGTGCCTTTCGGGTGGGCTTGCAGTCAGGATGAGCGCCGCGCGGAGCGCGTGTCAATCAGGCCGGGAGCGGGATGACATCGACGCAGTGGCTTGTTTCTTGCTCGCCGGCGGTGCGGATCACGCCCTTCACGGGAGCGACATCGCCATAGTCGCGGCCGACGGCAACGGTGATGTGGTCCATGCCGGCGGAGATGTTGTTGGTCGGGTCGAACTCGAGCCAGCCGGCCTCTGCGCCGCACCACGCACGCACCCAGGCGTGCATCGCATCCGCTCCTTCCAGCCGTTCCTCGCCCTCCGGCGGGATGGTGCGCAGAAAACCCGAGACATACCCTGCCGGAATACCGAGGCTGCGCAGGCAGGCGATCATGATGTGGGAGAAATCCTGGCAAACTCCGTGACGGGCGGCGAAAGCCTCTGTTGCCGGAGTATCCACCTCGGTTGCCTCGGGATCGAAGGTCATCTCGCGGTGCAAGGCCTCCCCGATGCCCCGAACCGCCTCCAGCACCGGCATGTCGGGCGTCACAAGACCCCGCGCGAAGGCGGTCATGTCGGCGTTGGGCGACACCCGAGGGCTCGGCCCGAGAAAATGATGCGGCGCGGTGCCGTCGATCCGGCGGACCTCGGCGATCTCGCGCGGCAGGGCGGAAAGTGCGGGAGAGAACTCCAGCCCCGGCGGCTGCAACAGCCGCTCCGCCCGCGCCACGAGCGACAGGGAGATACGGTCGACCGGTTCGTGGAAGGCTATGAAGGTGACGAGGTTGCCGTAGAAGTCGAAAAGGTCGCGCCGCTCCTGCGGCACGGGGTCGACCGTGAGAAGGCTCGCCGAGATCCGCTGCCGGTCGGGGATTTCGGCGGGCAGGAGGTGGAGCAGGTTGCGGGCGTGGTCTGAGGTGCCCTGGTATTCGTACTCGATCTGGAGCTTCACGTCGTAGCGCAACGGGTCACCTCAGGTAGAGCGTGGAGAGAAGATTGGACACGTTCGCGAGATCGTCGCGCAACTTCAACAGGGCCTTGGAGCTCAGCGCGCCCGGTTCGGCGGTTTGCAACTGGGTTTCGATCGGCATCACCGCGCGGGTCAGGGCGGTGGGCCGGCCGGGCGCGGAACTGCCGGGCAGCATCCGCGACAGCTCGATCATCTCCGAAAGCTGGAAGACGATGGCACGCGGGTTGTTGGGGTCGAGCGCGAGCAGGTCCACGACCGAGCCGCGACTTGCCTCGATCGGGTAGCGCTGGCGGTGGGTCATGACCGCATCGCCCAGCTCCAGCGCGATATCGAGGCTGCCCTGCGGATGATCGGCATCACAGAAGGCGGCAAGGATCGACGAAAGGGCATCTGCCCGCTCCAGCGCCCGCCCGAAAGCCAGAAAGCTCCAGCCGATGGAGCGATACATGTTCTCCTGAACGAGGCCCGAAAAGCCGGTGACCTTGCGCAGCAGAACGCCCATTTCATGCACGGCACTGTCGCCGGGGCGGGTGGTGCCGCTCATGTTGGCGAGCGTCTGCGCGAGATCGGAGAGGGCATTCCAGCCGTCGATCGAAAAGCGGTCGCGGACCTTTCCGGCGCAACTGCGGCCCGACGCAAGCAGGCCAGAAAGCGCGGACGGGATTGGCTCGGCCACGTCGAGCGCGAAGATCTCCATGTACTTGGCGAGCTTCACCAGTCGCGGATCCTTGCGGTCGCCGGTTTCGGCAAGCCGCAGGTGATAGGCGCGCAGCAGGCGAATTGCGCCTTCGAACCGCTCCACGTAGCGCCCGAGCCAGAAGAGGTTTTCGGCTGCACGGGCCGGGAGTGCCCCGGCGCGGGGTGTGAG encodes:
- a CDS encoding NAD(P)H-dependent glycerol-3-phosphate dehydrogenase, giving the protein MSDISVIGAGAFGTALASQLAGEDGPTVTLWTRDPEQAAAIGTARENARHLPGVSLPRALSVEHGNAAFAAPILIMATPMQTLAGLLEEHREHIGEACVVAACKGVDLERGKGPTGIIESAAKKAIPAILTGPSFAVDIAQGLPTALTLACADKRTGEMLQSALSTTTLRLYLSTDPIGAELGGALKNVIAIACGACIGAGFGESARAALMTRGYAEMARLAAALGGKRETLAGLSGFGDLALTCTSDKSRNFRHGLALGRGEQPPEGVTTEGIATAGATLRLAQRYKLEMPITEVVAALTSGTLSAAEAMAVLLARPLKKE
- the tsaD gene encoding tRNA (adenosine(37)-N6)-threonylcarbamoyltransferase complex transferase subunit TsaD, which encodes MSTLTVLGIESSCDDTAAAVLRWDGAARVLSSQVSGQTDLHAAFGGVVPEIAARAHAEKLDLMVELALETACIGLDALDAIAVTSGPGLIGGVVSGVMCAKGLAAATGLPILGVNHLAGHALTPRLTDGLAFPYLMLLVSGGHCQFLVAHGPDSFERLGGTIDDAPGEAFDKSARLLGLPQPGGPSIEQAAEQGDETRFDLPRPLLREPHCDMSFSGLKTALLRARDAVMMEGNRLRRQDVNDLAAGFQAAVRDVLAAKTARALEAYMALSPAEPALAVAGGVAANLSLRTALAAEAERAGARFTAPPLALCTDNAAMIAWAGIERLRSGAPADDLTLTARPRWPLDSSAAPMLGSGKKGAKA
- a CDS encoding uroporphyrinogen-III synthase → MNRLPVLLTRPQRGNAEFGKALRETLGEVEIIENPLMEIVPLRPEALPGPEDAVIFTSVNGVEVCSAWQAGAGRRAWCVGARTAEAAQAAGFDAVAGGGTVQELPGLIHRAPPTGLLWHLHGVHRRGNLAAALAELGHGCRSEAIYDQRALPLSTAVAARIGSGAPIVVPLFSPRTAGLLAAEVKNLGANLRVVALSGAVAAEWPGAAVVADSPDAAAMLEAVCREVG
- a CDS encoding COG4223 family protein; the encoded protein is MAGSDDKPEENVEKAGKEAPKTAGKASGRKTPPKQATTPEEDAPDSTSEERAPEAVEAKDAPSGDPAAPGAPLELSDPMKLGPSGKGEDAGEPAPEIGSDESTAQKPADVPDLTTSPEPEATPDAPAAAAPAPQKSGVVPMVFGGVLAGLIGFAAAWYIWGQGDSSAALEGRLTEQEEATAALRGELGGKASAETLAALEARVASIEAAPAADTSESEARVAAQAEALAALSARIEALEKAPVEGSQDPAAQAALAAYGREVEALRKEMSEQMTRMNAVLEAAKETEAQAAARQEEAAAAAARAAEQQAMLEVSQALDNGTAYDAPLGRISSAEVPEGLAAHAAEGVLTLDALKASFPAAARNALKIAREETAGEDGGGFGSWITRQVGARSLEPKEGDDPDAVLSRAEAALNAGDLGATLQELAALPPGGQQAMDQWIAQATRRNDAVTGASALSDTLASN
- a CDS encoding heme biosynthesis protein HemY, which codes for MLWSVLKILFFVVIVAALALGAGFVMENGPAVLLRVGSIEFAPSPLVAIICALLLLLAVWLILKLAGLLVAVVRFLNGDETAMSRYFDRHREKRGYEALSEGMMALASGEGQLALTKANRAERYLGKPELTRLLTAQAAEQVGDRKTAEEAYKAMLTDDRTRFVGVRGLMKQKLAAGDTDTALKLAEKAFSMKPGHEEVQDTLLQLQAGHADWTGARKTLSAKLKHGTLPRDVHRRRDAVLALSEAKGVIDEGHSIEAREAAIEANRLSPDLIPAAVMAAQGYIDQGKPKYATRVLKKAWDAQPHPDLAAAFAAIQPDESPEARLKRFQPLLRSHPEHEETKLLTAELNLAAEDFPAARKAVTPLASAEGANARALTIMAAVERGEGGDDHVVRAWLARAVTAPRGPAWVCDNCQNIHGQWAPTCDNCGAFDTLTWREPPRAEVTMPGGVEMLPLLVGPAPKPDVEDAPVVLHEGEVQDAETVEPESEDPAEEKPK
- a CDS encoding bifunctional sugar phosphate isomerase/epimerase/4-hydroxyphenylpyruvate dioxygenase family protein is translated as MKTSIATVSISGNLREKLEAIAAAGFDGIEIFEQDFIADEGSPRDVGRMVRDHGLEIVLFQPFRDFEGLPEPLRAKAFDRAERKFDVMQELGTDLALFCSSCHPEALGGVDRAAADFHTLGERAAARGLRVGYEALAWGRHVNDHRDAWEIVRRADHPNIGLILDSFHTLGRKLSPESIRAIPGDRIFFVQLADAPAIEMDLLYWSRHFRNMPGEGDLAVTDFVRAIMATGYAGPISLEIFNDQFRGGNTKAIARDGYRSLMAVMDATRRAEPSLGIDLPAFPPPIRAEGVAFIEFATRGDEATELSALLTTLGFTHAARHRNKAVSLWQQGDIRIVLNEETEGYAASAWAARGTTVCDIGLQVASAADTITRASALGAELFSQPIGPGELQIPAIRGLSGSLLHFLDEGSGLERVWEVEFEAVEPAGTGTGLTRIDHLAQTMSYDNMLSWTLFYGTLFDIAKSPMVDVIDPDGLVRSQAVATPDGALRITLNGADSHRTLAGRFLSETFGAPLQHMALETADIFATADALAERGFESLPMSANYYADLAARFSLDPAVLERLKASNILYDADADGELFQIYSRAFAGGLFFEILQRKNGYKGYGAPNAPFRIAAQKRLTRAKGMPSA
- a CDS encoding transglutaminase family protein, translating into MRYDVKLQIEYEYQGTSDHARNLLHLLPAEIPDRQRISASLLTVDPVPQERRDLFDFYGNLVTFIAFHEPVDRISLSLVARAERLLQPPGLEFSPALSALPREIAEVRRIDGTAPHHFLGPSPRVSPNADMTAFARGLVTPDMPVLEAVRGIGEALHREMTFDPEATEVDTPATEAFAARHGVCQDFSHIMIACLRSLGIPAGYVSGFLRTIPPEGEERLEGADAMHAWVRAWCGAEAGWLEFDPTNNISAGMDHITVAVGRDYGDVAPVKGVIRTAGEQETSHCVDVIPLPA